CTGCAACCACGATCACGAACTCACCTCTCGGCTCATTCGCTGTGAAATGGCTGAATAGGCTTTCCAGGCTACCTCTCACCGTTTCGGCGTAAAGCTTAGAGATCTCTCTCGAGACCGATGCCTGCCGCTCTGCTCCCAGATGCTCGGCCAACTGGCCCAGTGTCTTCACCACCCTGTAGGGCGACTCATAGAAGATCATGGTACGCGTCTCATCGGCCAGCTGCTTCAATCGGGTCTGACGTCCTTTTTTGGGGGGAAGGAACCCTTCAAAACAGAAACGGTCGCTCGGCAAGCCGGACTCTACAAGTGCCGGCACAAAAGCAGTTGCCCCCGGCAGACATTCAACCTCTACACCAGCCTCTACGCATGCCCTGACCAACAGAAAGCCTGGATCGGAGATTGAGGGTGTGCCGGCATCCGAGATCAGTGCAATCTGTTCCCCGCCCTGTAGTCGCTCCACAAGGTTTGACACTGTTCGATGCTCGTTGAACTTGTGGTGTGATTGCATCCGCGTTTCAATCCCATAATGCTTCAACAAGAAACTGCTGGTACGTGTGTCCTCTGCCAGGATCAGGTCACATGTCTTGAGCAGATTGACAGCCCTGAAGGTGATGTCTTCCAGGTTACCAACAGGTGTGGGTATGAGGTAGAGTTTGCCCATCTTGTAATAGACTGAATTAAGCAAATCCTTTTTTGATGACCCTCAGGAAATCTAGCACCACCGGTGCATCGAAATCCCATTCCATCGTTGCTTTCAGGTACTCTTCCGCCTTTTCATAAGTCTCGAAAGCGTTGAGACGTATCATGACCCCGTTCATCTCCTCACGATTGTTGTGAAACAACTCCCGCTGAAACTGGAAACGGTCATTCAGGCTTATTCCCCGTTTCAGGTCCAGCACTGAGGGGGGTGTTTTAATCACATCGTTCAGGGAGGGAATCCCTGGCGACTCATCGCTGGTTGCCTGCTGCTGTTTGAATCTTGAATCTTCGGTCTCAAGAGGTTCGTTCAAACGGGGATTCCTGTAACCCGGAAGTTGCACTCTCTCAGACGACCTCACCTCATCAATCTCCTCAATTTGGGTGGACTCTTCCATCAAGGGATTTGTCTCATCTGCAGAAATCTCCTCAACAACGGAAACAGTCTCCTCTGTTACGGGGTGCTCCTCACTCTCCGGCTCTGCCCTTTCAGAAAGAAGTACCAACAGTTTTTGCATCTGTTGCTTCATCTCATCAATCTGCAATGACTGAAGCCGATGCAACAAGCGGGTTATCTGCTCCAACTGATTGAACGATTCGTTGAAAAATGAAAAGGAGAGTGTGTCTTCCTTTTCGGAAACTTCAACCTTCTCACTCAATTGCCGCACAGCATGGAGCAGCTGATCCATATAATCTTTTTTCTTATCCGTCATGCTAAAATCTATTTCCTTTGGTGCGTTCACGGCTGTTATGCACATCACCGCATCTTAGCTGCCACTTGTTCAATGCAAATGTAGTTATATTTTGGGAAGCTCCACAAAATCGTCGGGCAAATTCACCAGATAGAGCTTTTGGGAGCTACGGGTCACAGAGGTATAGAGCCAGCGATAGAAGTTGTCACCCATGTAGGACTGTTGAATATATCCCAGATCGAGGAACACATTCTTCCATTCTCCCCCCTGTGCTTTGTGACAGGTGATCGCATATCCGTATTTCACCTGCAGTGCATTGAAATAGGGATTCTCCTTCACCTTTCGGTATTTCTTCCGCTTCTGGGTGATCTCGGCGTAGTCTTCCAACACTCCCGTGAAGAGAAGATCATGTTGTTCTCTTGTGAGGCCGGGGACCTCGGTGTGCAACACATCAAGCAGAACCTTGGATTCAAACTCAATCTCAAAGTCACGATGAAAGAGCAGCACATTGCAAAACCGAAAGCCATACATCTCCTCTTCGCCTCTCACCCTCATCACTTCTACAAATTCACCATTGGCCAGGAAGTCGAGATGCTCATAGCCAGCCGCCCAGAAATAGTTGTTTTTGGTAATCATCAGGATATCACCGGCCGACAGCTCCTCCTCGCGGAAGAGCACCCTGTTGCGGATGCCGTTGTTGTAGGCGTTCACCCTTTTGTTGGAACGAGATATCACGACTGTCTCCTCAACTCCGTCGCGCCGGTAGGCATCGCCAATCTCATCAATCAGCTCAACACCTGTGATACGTTGCACATCGGCAAAACCTTCAACTCTAAGACGCGGGTACTGATCTGTCTCATTCAGCAACAGAGCATTGCGCAACATGGTAGCATTGTAGAGAATTCCCGAACTTTCTGCCTGCCGTACGATCTCTGTAAGGGTGGCACCCATCACCTGGAGGGAATAGGAACGGAGTACCTCCCTGTCAAGTGCCGGGCTATTGGCCTGCTTCACAGGTGGCAGCTGCGCATTATCGCCAATCAGCAACATCCGGCACCCCTCGGCCCCATAAACATATTCAATCAGGTCATCAAGGAGTCGTCCAGTACCAAACAGAGAGTGATCTGCCGATTCGTTGTAAATCATCGAAGCTTCATCGACAATGAAAAGAGTATGGGTATGTAGGTTCTCACTCAGCGAAAAATGAGCTGTTCCCTCTCCAAATTTCTCCTGCCGGTAAATCTTTTTGTGAATGGTATATGCCGGGTGAGAGGCATAAGTAGAGAAAACCTTGGCAGCACGACCTGTAGGTGCCAGTAAGAGGGTCTTCTGACCAAAGGCTGCCAATGTCTTCACCAGGCTGCCGATCAGCGATGATTTACCCGTTCCGGCATAACCTGTAAGCAAAAAAACCTGATCGTTCATTCCTGAAAAAAGAAAATCGGAAATATGCTCCAAGGCCGCCATTTGGTCATCAGTAAAAGAAAATGGGAAATTGTCGCTGATTTTCTCAAGAAAGAAACGATTGATCATTTTTTTTGGTTATTTTTCCCGTAAAAGTAGCACAATTCTTTTTCTTTTTCTAAATTTGTACTCTAAAATCAGGAAATCAAACCAAAAACAGTATAAATATTAAAAAAGAAAAATCCATGAAAGTTGTAATGAGAGTGCTTCTAGCATTAGCCATTGTTCTTTTAGCTTACATCTCCTGGCAAAGCATCA
This genomic window from Dysgonomonadaceae bacterium zrk40 contains:
- the rsmI gene encoding 16S rRNA (cytidine(1402)-2'-O)-methyltransferase: MGKLYLIPTPVGNLEDITFRAVNLLKTCDLILAEDTRTSSFLLKHYGIETRMQSHHKFNEHRTVSNLVERLQGGEQIALISDAGTPSISDPGFLLVRACVEAGVEVECLPGATAFVPALVESGLPSDRFCFEGFLPPKKGRQTRLKQLADETRTMIFYESPYRVVKTLGQLAEHLGAERQASVSREISKLYAETVRGSLESLFSHFTANEPRGEFVIVVAGK
- a CDS encoding AAA family ATPase yields the protein MINRFFLEKISDNFPFSFTDDQMAALEHISDFLFSGMNDQVFLLTGYAGTGKSSLIGSLVKTLAAFGQKTLLLAPTGRAAKVFSTYASHPAYTIHKKIYRQEKFGEGTAHFSLSENLHTHTLFIVDEASMIYNESADHSLFGTGRLLDDLIEYVYGAEGCRMLLIGDNAQLPPVKQANSPALDREVLRSYSLQVMGATLTEIVRQAESSGILYNATMLRNALLLNETDQYPRLRVEGFADVQRITGVELIDEIGDAYRRDGVEETVVISRSNKRVNAYNNGIRNRVLFREEELSAGDILMITKNNYFWAAGYEHLDFLANGEFVEVMRVRGEEEMYGFRFCNVLLFHRDFEIEFESKVLLDVLHTEVPGLTREQHDLLFTGVLEDYAEITQKRKKYRKVKENPYFNALQVKYGYAITCHKAQGGEWKNVFLDLGYIQQSYMGDNFYRWLYTSVTRSSQKLYLVNLPDDFVELPKI